The proteins below come from a single Tissierella sp. MB52-C2 genomic window:
- a CDS encoding response regulator transcription factor, which yields MYKIAIVDDDKTIREELSILLQNNGYEVCLPTNFSQIVPIIQKENPHLILLDINLPEQDGFQLCLQIRTLTKVPIIFVTSKDTVMDELQGITLGADDFITKPFNISILLARMGRVLTRIYGEGLEQKLIHKGVRLYIESSIAEYSNNTVELTKNELKILYLLFKNKGTIVSRREIMDDLWDNSIFIDDNTLSVNITRIRNKLKELGVHDFIQTKHGQGYMI from the coding sequence ATGTATAAAATTGCAATCGTTGATGATGATAAAACTATTCGTGAGGAGTTGAGTATACTCCTTCAAAACAATGGATATGAAGTCTGTTTGCCAACAAATTTCTCTCAAATTGTTCCCATTATTCAAAAAGAAAATCCACATTTAATTCTGCTTGACATAAATTTGCCCGAACAGGATGGATTTCAGCTCTGTCTTCAGATTCGCACTTTGACTAAAGTTCCCATTATTTTTGTCACTAGTAAAGATACTGTTATGGATGAATTACAAGGAATTACTTTAGGTGCAGATGATTTTATAACTAAACCCTTTAATATTTCTATCCTTTTGGCACGTATGGGGAGAGTCTTAACTCGTATTTATGGTGAAGGATTGGAACAAAAACTTATTCATAAAGGTGTACGACTTTATATAGAATCTAGCATTGCAGAATATAGTAATAATACAGTGGAGTTGACAAAAAATGAATTGAAGATTTTATATCTTTTGTTCAAGAATAAAGGAACCATTGTATCACGTAGAGAAATAATGGATGACCTTTGGGACAACTCTATCTTTATTGATGACAATACATTAAGTGTTAATATCACTCGTATTCGTAACAAATTAAAGGAATTGGGAGTCCATGATTTTATTCAAACCAAACATGGGCAGGGATATATGATATGA
- a CDS encoding FtsX-like permease family protein, which yields MYARLVFRNIKRSAKDYLIYLVTLTLCVGLFYAFLSISSSYYKMNIPIEFSLEQLKNNMKSPVIFITLVLLFLIKYVNRYMIRRKQKEFAIQTTLGMEQKTTAYLFFLETLAMGILSILFGIVLGIVLSQFMTSIIMNYFDTGYKLTFALYPDTVCITFGFFLLTFCIIGFFNIRTIRKIKIIDMLHADKQLESDFRKDKMMPFLILLATFISAFMVSRAVDLLKYYDHRLGLWIRMTFYGNIIAPSIFIIWSVSYGILRLFKKGKTQYPIFIMGSVIWSLVIIFFSAGTLGNHLNFSNDVKNSYVLLTIVFILFFIFGLFYCISDGLSLFKEKSCKIKFKGENLFLLGQIGAKLRTNSKTMAILTCTLMFSLIALMVGPMMSDWSLGYLDKRAIFDVQVFTVYNDIETIDNLPKTDYGFVNEFLKQKGYTFKDRVKVETYFLDKDDFHRRYKVDFPVLGISLSDYNHLRSMVGASPITLEPKTFAIQWQAIATEDEIKEFMITHPTIQVDGNTLTQSKYPPLHENLGESLYNSYTDVIYILPDEICENLLTANLNYYGITEESLPFSIATELENYLLSTMEQPDSITMNQTEIRTKTLQRNESISGALMIRLILIYLGVVLLIMCFTVLSLQQLDDSSDFKYRFQVIDKLGVSKRRIDNIILKQMGIWFGLPLLVGLLCGGVMIYYFILSTSAELSAYVGMKTLLQNMVVTGFILMILFGCYFVTTWTLFQRNIEGK from the coding sequence ATGTACGCTAGACTAGTATTTAGAAATATTAAGCGTTCTGCAAAGGACTATCTCATATATTTGGTGACTTTGACATTATGTGTAGGATTGTTCTATGCTTTTTTATCAATCTCCAGTTCTTATTATAAAATGAATATTCCCATAGAATTTAGTTTGGAACAGCTCAAGAATAATATGAAATCTCCAGTAATTTTTATTACTCTAGTACTTTTGTTCCTCATAAAATATGTAAATAGATATATGATACGAAGAAAACAAAAAGAATTTGCCATTCAAACCACTTTGGGAATGGAACAGAAAACCACAGCCTATTTATTTTTTCTAGAAACTTTGGCTATGGGAATTCTATCTATACTATTTGGAATTGTACTGGGAATTGTATTATCTCAATTTATGACATCTATTATTATGAACTATTTTGATACAGGATATAAACTGACTTTTGCTTTGTATCCAGATACGGTTTGTATTACTTTTGGATTCTTCCTACTGACTTTCTGTATTATTGGTTTTTTTAATATAAGAACTATTCGGAAAATCAAAATCATCGATATGCTTCATGCAGACAAACAATTGGAATCTGATTTTAGAAAAGATAAAATGATGCCTTTTCTCATCCTATTGGCCACTTTTATTTCGGCTTTTATGGTATCTAGAGCAGTTGATTTATTAAAGTATTATGATCACCGCTTAGGACTTTGGATAAGGATGACTTTCTATGGTAATATAATTGCACCCAGTATTTTTATCATTTGGTCTGTCTCATATGGTATTCTTCGACTATTTAAAAAAGGAAAAACACAATATCCGATTTTTATTATGGGATCTGTGATTTGGAGTTTGGTAATTATCTTTTTTTCAGCAGGTACTTTAGGCAACCATTTAAATTTTAGCAATGATGTAAAAAATAGCTATGTGTTATTGACCATTGTTTTTATATTGTTTTTTATCTTTGGGTTGTTTTATTGTATCTCAGATGGATTGTCTTTGTTTAAAGAAAAATCCTGTAAGATTAAATTCAAAGGTGAAAATCTATTCTTGTTGGGACAGATTGGAGCAAAACTAAGAACTAATTCTAAAACTATGGCTATACTTACTTGTACCTTGATGTTCTCACTTATTGCACTTATGGTTGGTCCTATGATGTCAGATTGGTCTCTGGGATATTTGGACAAGAGAGCTATATTTGATGTGCAAGTTTTTACTGTATACAACGATATTGAAACAATAGATAATCTACCAAAGACGGATTATGGGTTTGTAAATGAATTTTTAAAACAAAAAGGATATACTTTTAAAGACAGAGTAAAAGTGGAGACTTACTTTTTAGATAAAGATGACTTTCATAGACGATATAAAGTAGATTTTCCAGTTCTTGGAATTTCCCTATCGGACTATAACCATCTTCGCTCCATGGTTGGAGCAAGTCCCATCACTTTAGAACCAAAGACATTTGCCATACAATGGCAAGCTATTGCTACAGAAGATGAAATAAAAGAATTTATGATAACTCATCCTACCATACAAGTAGATGGAAATACTCTAACTCAGAGCAAATATCCTCCACTACATGAGAACTTAGGAGAGTCCCTCTATAATTCTTATACAGATGTAATTTATATATTGCCAGATGAGATCTGCGAAAATTTACTGACTGCCAATCTGAATTATTATGGAATCACAGAAGAATCGCTTCCATTTTCTATTGCAACGGAACTTGAAAATTATCTTCTTAGCACTATGGAACAACCTGATTCAATTACTATGAATCAAACAGAGATTCGAACAAAAACGTTACAGCGAAACGAGAGTATTTCTGGAGCCCTAATGATTCGCTTGATTCTTATCTACTTAGGAGTAGTCCTTCTCATTATGTGCTTTACAGTACTATCGCTACAACAACTGGATGATTCATCGGATTTTAAATATCGATTTCAAGTCATAGATAAATTAGGGGTATCTAAAAGAAGAATTGATAACATCATTTTAAAACAGATGGGCATTTGGTTTGGACTTCCTCTTTTAGTTGGATTATTATGTGGCGGGGTGATGATATATTACTTTATCCTCAGCACATCAGCAGAATTGTCTGCTTATGTAGGAATGAAGACTCTATTACAGAATATGGTCGTTACAGGATTTATCCTAATGATATTATTTGGATGTTATTTTGTCACCACATGGACATTGTTTCAAAGAAATATTGAGGGAAAATAA
- a CDS encoding ABC transporter ATP-binding protein, producing the protein MKEILKIEHVEKYYGTKDTITKALDDISLSVEEGEFLGIMGASGSGKTTLLNCISTIDTVTAGHIILEGKDITEISEKNIAKFRRENLGFIFQDFNLLDTLTIEENIALALTINRTPINEIESRVMKMAEQLNIVDILSKYPIQVSGGQKQRCACARAMINNPKLILADEPTGALDSKSSQMLLETMVGMNEQLKVTILMVTHDSFSASYAKRILFLKDGKIFNEIRRGSKTRKEFFGEILNVLAILGGDLTNVR; encoded by the coding sequence ATGAAAGAGATATTAAAAATTGAACATGTAGAAAAATATTATGGAACAAAGGATACCATTACAAAAGCGCTGGATGACATCTCATTGTCCGTAGAAGAAGGCGAATTTCTTGGAATCATGGGAGCCAGTGGAAGTGGAAAAACTACTTTGCTAAACTGCATATCTACAATTGATACAGTTACAGCTGGACATATCATTCTAGAAGGAAAGGATATTACAGAAATATCTGAGAAGAATATCGCAAAATTTAGACGTGAAAATCTAGGATTTATTTTCCAAGATTTCAACCTCCTAGATACTTTAACTATTGAAGAAAATATTGCCCTTGCCCTTACTATTAATCGTACTCCTATTAACGAAATTGAAAGCAGAGTCATGAAGATGGCAGAACAATTAAATATTGTAGACATTTTGTCTAAGTATCCAATACAAGTATCAGGTGGACAAAAACAGAGATGTGCTTGTGCTAGAGCTATGATTAACAATCCAAAACTTATATTGGCAGATGAACCTACAGGAGCATTAGATTCTAAATCTTCTCAAATGCTTCTAGAGACTATGGTTGGAATGAATGAGCAGTTAAAGGTCACAATCCTTATGGTCACTCACGATTCTTTTTCAGCTAGCTATGCCAAACGGATTCTCTTTTTAAAGGATGGAAAAATCTTCAATGAAATTCGACGAGGTTCTAAGACAAGAAAAGAATTTTTTGGAGAAATATTAAATGTACTGGCAATTTTGGGAGGTGACCTTACTAATGTACGCTAG
- a CDS encoding folate family ECF transporter S component, translated as MVKKSIFTTKKIAYAAIFIAISVAINTMRIGSISFGGFPIIFSGYVLGPLMGFIVGALADVVGFLIRPSATGGFNPLFVLTSALTGAIPIIITRLLGDKYPNYKLWKIFLGIFIGQTITSVVMVPIFISLITGKNTVWYYIYKAAAKQIVSIPIYAILLKAINDTITKHFDFR; from the coding sequence ATGGTTAAAAAAAGTATATTCACAACAAAGAAAATCGCTTATGCAGCTATTTTTATAGCAATATCTGTAGCGATTAACACCATGAGAATCGGAAGTATTAGCTTTGGAGGATTTCCAATAATATTTTCAGGATATGTTCTTGGACCTTTAATGGGATTTATAGTTGGAGCATTAGCAGATGTAGTAGGTTTTTTAATTAGACCATCTGCTACAGGAGGATTTAATCCACTGTTTGTTTTAACCTCTGCTTTAACTGGGGCAATCCCAATAATTATAACAAGATTACTAGGAGATAAATATCCAAACTATAAATTATGGAAAATCTTTCTTGGAATTTTTATTGGACAAACTATAACTTCTGTAGTAATGGTACCTATATTTATATCCTTAATTACTGGTAAAAACACTGTATGGTATTATATTTACAAAGCAGCTGCAAAGCAAATAGTTTCAATCCCTATATATGCCATACTATTAAAAGCAATAAACGATACGATAACAAAGCATTTTGATTTTAGATAA
- a CDS encoding sensor histidine kinase produces the protein MKFITYLKDKVLIIIVNILMMVLLSLYLLAIGNNASDIFLIIFVWIIMMILSLFSQYYRRRKFLEQLLYTCESLEERYLIIELIDKPQTVEDIIYQRVLRLSNKSMIEKITRIQSERKEYKEFVEQWVHEIKTPLAAMKLICDNNKSSTSQKFLEELERMEDYVEQALFYARSETAEKDYIVQEICLEEVVADALRGNKRLLLNQQVSITIDCPHLVFTDEKWILFILNQLIVNAVKYQATSLQFNTKKIRNGITLSVTDDGIGISEEDISRIFDKGFTGENGRKFNKSTGIGLYLCKRLCEQLGLEINVSSKKGDFTEVELIFPIGDFMEMEEE, from the coding sequence ATGAAATTTATTACTTACTTAAAAGATAAAGTTCTAATTATTATAGTCAATATCCTAATGATGGTGTTACTATCACTTTATCTTCTTGCCATAGGAAATAACGCTTCAGATATTTTTCTTATCATTTTTGTTTGGATTATTATGATGATTCTTTCCTTATTTTCACAATATTACAGACGCAGAAAATTTTTAGAACAGCTTCTTTACACTTGTGAAAGCTTAGAAGAAAGATACCTTATTATAGAACTAATAGATAAACCACAGACAGTTGAAGATATTATTTATCAAAGAGTTCTCCGACTTTCTAACAAGTCAATGATAGAAAAAATTACTAGAATTCAAAGTGAACGAAAAGAATATAAAGAGTTTGTAGAGCAATGGGTTCATGAGATTAAAACACCACTGGCAGCTATGAAGTTGATTTGTGATAATAATAAATCTAGCACTTCACAAAAATTTTTAGAGGAACTGGAACGAATGGAAGATTATGTGGAACAAGCACTTTTTTATGCAAGGAGTGAAACCGCAGAAAAGGATTATATAGTTCAGGAAATCTGTCTTGAAGAAGTAGTGGCAGATGCACTTAGAGGAAATAAGCGACTTCTTTTGAATCAACAAGTCTCAATCACTATAGACTGCCCACATTTGGTATTTACAGATGAGAAATGGATTTTGTTTATTTTGAATCAGCTTATTGTAAATGCAGTAAAATATCAGGCAACATCCCTTCAGTTTAATACTAAGAAAATTCGAAATGGAATCACTCTTTCTGTTACAGATGATGGAATTGGCATTAGCGAAGAAGATATTTCTCGTATTTTTGACAAGGGATTTACAGGAGAGAATGGAAGAAAGTTCAATAAATCTACTGGAATTGGCCTTTATTTGTGTAAACGACTCTGTGAACAATTAGGTCTTGAAATAAATGTTTCTTCAAAAAAAGGAGATTTTACAGAAGTAGAATTAATCTTTCCTATAGGTGACTTTATGGAAATGGAAGAAGAATAG